One Etheostoma cragini isolate CJK2018 chromosome 6, CSU_Ecrag_1.0, whole genome shotgun sequence DNA window includes the following coding sequences:
- the si:ch211-257p13.3 gene encoding kinesin-like protein KIFC3 isoform X1, translating to MYAFYSLLVYIFYTVFKKEEEDEALDGARGSSSDEPGPVSMETRSRRRNSHTSKMGKKACARLCESSSSSDSDEMSLSDEGEDEGPDIPACTPLAAFLSFKQDTEKRRASQVQLETTGKLTESPLVAVMSHLLSFLEQYSHFQQLQQQADQYRVQLKRHRVQHRRQMKALRASYRQRLRDKSSIISSLEETISQQQTPSPMSEGESSSDAGTQAGVHRLVESLYGLQGERSKLRGELRLLHSQLEQKERDRHSKIQAFQQQIDELKSFIEEREEELSRLRTATGATDSEKRVLCLSAENESLKQNLSVTQGLLQQLSTIPSQSSTMLIKENENLRSRVQQLEMSLQQRAEQLSQLERQSDQSEWRRGEELRKREDRVRELQLELDREKGKEPVVKYVTQTVEVESPATLKQLTKARQRNELLSDKLSNQNERCKQLEEHIRKSDEYSCNLQHKIAAYEREISKLREELLKEIGHLEERKEEAVKAAATCSAEHFQNLQDQFFSLQKRLTSLPPTLRSMKTEYTSLRSQVRNFSDFYGSAINEAKKQISAAISEMSEANKDLLEKYRKEVALRRKYHEQLVELKGNIRVLCRVKPVLKEDQHEEGQSVVVTTDPNNESSLNVLNKGKGRIFELDKVFQPQATQEEVFQEIEPLVTSSIDGYHVCIFAYGQTGSGKTYTMEGSVENPGINQRALKHLFSEIEERKDMWSYTVTVSSVEIYNEVLRDLLSKDGEKLDIKINPDGTGQLHVPGLRVIEVKSFQHIKKILATARRNRITFGTQMNQHSSRSHALLCITVQGTDLATGSKTTGKLNLVDLAGSERVWKSGAEGERLKEAQNINRSLLSLGDVIQALRARQTHIPFRNSRLTYLLQDSLGKGSKTVMVVQVSALQSNVGETLCSLKFAQRVCKVELGPAARKIESGGGQYD from the exons ATGTACGCCTTCTACTCCCTGTTAGTCTACATCTTCTACACTGTGTttaagaaggaagaggaggatgaagctTTGGACGGGGCGCGTGGATCTTCCTCAGAC GAGCCAGGAcctgtttccatggaaacaaggagcaggaggagaaatAGCCACACCTCCAAAATGGGTAAAAAGGCTTGTGCTCGGCTCTGTGAATCCA GCAGTAGCAGTGACAGTGATGAAATGTCTCTGAGTGATGAAGGCGAGGACGAGGGCCCAgacatcccagcatgcactcCTCTGGCTGCTTTTCTGTCCTTCAAGCAGGACACTGAGAAAAGGAGGGCCTCACAGGTTCAGCTGGAAACAACAGGAAAG TTGACAGAGTCTCCCCTGGTGGCAGTAATGTCCCACTTGCTGAGTTTTCTGGAGCAGTACTCTCACTTCCAGCAGCTGCAACAGCAGGCTGACCAGTACAGGGTGCAGCTGAAAAGGCACCGCGTTCAGCACCGCCGCCAGATGAAGGCTCTGCGAGCATCCTACCGCCAACGTCTCAGGGACAAGAGCAGCATCATCAGCAGCCTGGAGGAGACCATCAGCCAGCAACAGACCCCCAGTCCAATGAGCGAGG GGGAGTCCAGCAGTGATGCAGGGACACAAGCTGGGGTTCACCGGCTGGTTGAGTCTCTGTATGGTCTGCAGGGCGAGAGGAGTAAGCTGAGAGGAGAACTCCGTCTGCTGCACTCACAGCTGGAGCAGAAGGAAAGGGACAGACACTCTAAAATACAAGCCTTTCAACAGCAG ATTGATGAGCTCAAGAGTTTCATAGAGGAGCGCGAGGAGGAGCTGTCAAGACTGAGAACAGCCACC GGGGCCACAGACTCAGAGAAGCGGGTTCTGTGTCTGTCAGCAGAGAACGAGAGTCTGAAGCAGAACCTGAGCGTTACCCAAGGCCTTCTGCAGCAGCTATCAACCATCCCCTCCCAGTCCAGCACCATGCTCATCAAG GAGAATGAAAACCTGCGCAGCAGAGTTCAGCAGCTGGAGATGTCCCTACAGCAGCGTGCTGAGCAGCTGTCACAACTGGAGCGACAGAGCGATCAAAGCGagtggagaagaggagaggagctgAGGAAACGAGAGGACCGAGTGAGGGAGCTCCAGCTGGAgttggacagagagaaaggcaaGGAGCCAGTGGTGAAG tatgTCACCCAGACTGTGGAGGTGGAATCCCCAGCCACATTAAAGCAGCTGACCAAAGCCAGACAGAGGAATGAACTGCTGTCCGATAAGCTGTCCAATCAGAATGAGCGCTGCAAACAGCTGGAGGAACACATCAGGAAGTCTGATGAATACAGCTGCAATCTGCAGCACAAG ATTGCAGCGTATGAGCGAGAAATCAGTAAACTGAGAGAGGAGCTGTTGAAAGAGATTGGCCACttggaggagaggaaagaggaggctGTGAAGgctgctgccacctgctcagCCGAGCACTTTCAGAACCTGCAGGATCAATTTTTCA gCTTGCAGAAGCGTCTGACTTCACTCCCTCCGACTTTACGCTCCATGAAAACAGAATACACCAGTCTGAGGAGCCAGGTTCGAAACTTCTCCGACTTTTACGGATCAGCTATcaatgaagcaaaaaaacag atttcagCAGCGATCAGTGAGATGTCTGAAGCCAACAAAGATCTCTTGGAGAAATATAGGAAGGAGGTCGCACTGCGCAGGAAGTACCACGAGCAGCTAGTGGAGCTTAAAG GCAACATTCGCGTGCTGTGTCGTGTGAAGCCTGTGCTGAAGGAGGACCAGCATGAGGAGGGCCAGTCTGTGGTGGTGACCACGGACCCCAACAACGAGTCCTCGCTCAACGTGCTGAACAAAGGAAAGGGTCGCATCTTCGAACTGGACAAGGTCTTCCAGCCTCAGGCCACACAGGAAGAG GTCTTTCAGGAGATTGAGCCTCTTGTGACGTCCAGCATTGATGGCTACCATGTCTGCATATTTGCATATGGACAGACTGGCTCTGGAAAAACCTACACAATGGAG GGCAGTGTGGAGAACCCAGGCATCAACCAGCGAGCCCTAAAGCATCTCTTCAGTGAGATTGAGGAGAGGAAGGACATGTGGTCTTACACGGTCACCGTCAGCTCTGTGGAGATCTACAACGAGGTGCTAAG GGACCTACTGAGTAAGGATGGAGAAAAACTGGATATTAAGATCAACCCGGACGGAACAGGACAGCTGCACGTGCCGGGCCTCAGGGTTATTGAAGTGAAGAGCTTTCAGCACATCAAGAAG ATTTTAGCCACAGCCCGAAGGAACAGGATCACCTTTGGCACTCAGATGAACCAGCACAGTTCCCGCTCCCATGCTCTGCTCTGCATCACCGTTCAGGGCACTGACCTCGCCACCGGGTCCAAAACCACCG GCAAGTTGAACCTGGTGGACCTGGCTGGCTCGGAGAGGGTATGGAAGTCTggtgcagagggagagagactaAAAGAGGCCCAGAATATCAACCGCTCTCTGCTGTCACTGGGAGATGTAATCCAGGCACTGAGAGCTCGGCAGACTCATATCCCTTTCAGGAACTCCCGCCTTACATACTTATTACAGGACTCCCTGGGCAAAGGCAGCAAGACTGTCATGGTGGTGCAG GTATCTGCTCTGCAGAGTAATGTGGGAGAGACATTGTGCTCACTGAAGTTTGCCCAGAGGGTTTGCAAGGTGGAACTGGGTCCTGCAGCCAGGAAGATTGAATCTGGTGGAGGACAGTACGACTGA
- the ccdc12 gene encoding coiled-coil domain-containing protein 12, with the protein MERNVGSLQEQALKRKERLKAIREKQLHGREQEDGEPENKKASLEETTEEKHRELKLRNYTPEDEELKERQVPKAKPASVEDKVKDQLEAANPEPIIEEVDLANLAPRKPDWDLKRDVAKKLEKLERRTQRAIAELIRDRLRGSEEELAGAVGAVGPEEGDSD; encoded by the exons ATGGAGCGAAATGTTGGGTCGTTACAGGAGCAGGCcctgaagagaaaagagaggctAAAAGCAATACGAGAAAAACAACTTCAT GGGCGAGAGCAGGAAGACGGGGAACCAGAGAACAAAAAAGCTTCACTAGAGGAGACTACtgaggaaaagcacag AGAGCTGAAGCTGAGGAATTACACTCCAGAGGATGAAGAGCTGAAGGAGAGGCAGGTGCCCAAAGCCAAACCTGCATCAG TGGAGGATAAAGTAAAAGACCAGTTAGAGGCAGCTAATCCAGAGCCCATCATTGAAGAAGTG GATTTGGCCAACCTCGCCCCAAGAAAACCAGATTG GGATCTAAAGCGTGATGTGGCAAAGAAACTGGAGAAGTTGGAGAGGAGAACACAGAGAGCCATCGCCGAGCTCATCC gGGATCGTCTCCGAGGCAGTGAGGAGGAGTTGGCCGGAGCAGTGGGGGCAGTAGGACCGGAGGAGGGAGACTCGGATTAA
- the si:ch211-257p13.3 gene encoding kinesin-like protein KIFC3 isoform X2 — translation MYAFYSLLVYIFYTVFKKEEEDEALDGARGSSSDEPGPVSMETRSRRRNSHTSKMGKKACARLCESSSSSDSDEMSLSDEGEDEGPDIPACTPLAAFLSFKQDTEKRRASQVQLETTGKLTESPLVAVMSHLLSFLEQYSHFQQLQQQADQYRVQLKRHRVQHRRQMKALRASYRQRLRDKSSIISSLEETISQQQTPSPMSEGESSSDAGTQAGVHRLVESLYGLQGERSKLRGELRLLHSQLEQKERDRHSKIQAFQQQIDELKSFIEEREEELSRLRTATGATDSEKRVLCLSAENESLKQNLSVTQGLLQQLSTIPSQSSTMLIKENENLRSRVQQLEMSLQQRAEQLSQLERQSDQSEWRRGEELRKREDRVRELQLELDREKGKEPVYVTQTVEVESPATLKQLTKARQRNELLSDKLSNQNERCKQLEEHIRKSDEYSCNLQHKIAAYEREISKLREELLKEIGHLEERKEEAVKAAATCSAEHFQNLQDQFFSLQKRLTSLPPTLRSMKTEYTSLRSQVRNFSDFYGSAINEAKKQISAAISEMSEANKDLLEKYRKEVALRRKYHEQLVELKGNIRVLCRVKPVLKEDQHEEGQSVVVTTDPNNESSLNVLNKGKGRIFELDKVFQPQATQEEVFQEIEPLVTSSIDGYHVCIFAYGQTGSGKTYTMEGSVENPGINQRALKHLFSEIEERKDMWSYTVTVSSVEIYNEVLRDLLSKDGEKLDIKINPDGTGQLHVPGLRVIEVKSFQHIKKILATARRNRITFGTQMNQHSSRSHALLCITVQGTDLATGSKTTGKLNLVDLAGSERVWKSGAEGERLKEAQNINRSLLSLGDVIQALRARQTHIPFRNSRLTYLLQDSLGKGSKTVMVVQVSALQSNVGETLCSLKFAQRVCKVELGPAARKIESGGGQYD, via the exons ATGTACGCCTTCTACTCCCTGTTAGTCTACATCTTCTACACTGTGTttaagaaggaagaggaggatgaagctTTGGACGGGGCGCGTGGATCTTCCTCAGAC GAGCCAGGAcctgtttccatggaaacaaggagcaggaggagaaatAGCCACACCTCCAAAATGGGTAAAAAGGCTTGTGCTCGGCTCTGTGAATCCA GCAGTAGCAGTGACAGTGATGAAATGTCTCTGAGTGATGAAGGCGAGGACGAGGGCCCAgacatcccagcatgcactcCTCTGGCTGCTTTTCTGTCCTTCAAGCAGGACACTGAGAAAAGGAGGGCCTCACAGGTTCAGCTGGAAACAACAGGAAAG TTGACAGAGTCTCCCCTGGTGGCAGTAATGTCCCACTTGCTGAGTTTTCTGGAGCAGTACTCTCACTTCCAGCAGCTGCAACAGCAGGCTGACCAGTACAGGGTGCAGCTGAAAAGGCACCGCGTTCAGCACCGCCGCCAGATGAAGGCTCTGCGAGCATCCTACCGCCAACGTCTCAGGGACAAGAGCAGCATCATCAGCAGCCTGGAGGAGACCATCAGCCAGCAACAGACCCCCAGTCCAATGAGCGAGG GGGAGTCCAGCAGTGATGCAGGGACACAAGCTGGGGTTCACCGGCTGGTTGAGTCTCTGTATGGTCTGCAGGGCGAGAGGAGTAAGCTGAGAGGAGAACTCCGTCTGCTGCACTCACAGCTGGAGCAGAAGGAAAGGGACAGACACTCTAAAATACAAGCCTTTCAACAGCAG ATTGATGAGCTCAAGAGTTTCATAGAGGAGCGCGAGGAGGAGCTGTCAAGACTGAGAACAGCCACC GGGGCCACAGACTCAGAGAAGCGGGTTCTGTGTCTGTCAGCAGAGAACGAGAGTCTGAAGCAGAACCTGAGCGTTACCCAAGGCCTTCTGCAGCAGCTATCAACCATCCCCTCCCAGTCCAGCACCATGCTCATCAAG GAGAATGAAAACCTGCGCAGCAGAGTTCAGCAGCTGGAGATGTCCCTACAGCAGCGTGCTGAGCAGCTGTCACAACTGGAGCGACAGAGCGATCAAAGCGagtggagaagaggagaggagctgAGGAAACGAGAGGACCGAGTGAGGGAGCTCCAGCTGGAgttggacagagagaaaggcaaGGAGCCAGTG tatgTCACCCAGACTGTGGAGGTGGAATCCCCAGCCACATTAAAGCAGCTGACCAAAGCCAGACAGAGGAATGAACTGCTGTCCGATAAGCTGTCCAATCAGAATGAGCGCTGCAAACAGCTGGAGGAACACATCAGGAAGTCTGATGAATACAGCTGCAATCTGCAGCACAAG ATTGCAGCGTATGAGCGAGAAATCAGTAAACTGAGAGAGGAGCTGTTGAAAGAGATTGGCCACttggaggagaggaaagaggaggctGTGAAGgctgctgccacctgctcagCCGAGCACTTTCAGAACCTGCAGGATCAATTTTTCA gCTTGCAGAAGCGTCTGACTTCACTCCCTCCGACTTTACGCTCCATGAAAACAGAATACACCAGTCTGAGGAGCCAGGTTCGAAACTTCTCCGACTTTTACGGATCAGCTATcaatgaagcaaaaaaacag atttcagCAGCGATCAGTGAGATGTCTGAAGCCAACAAAGATCTCTTGGAGAAATATAGGAAGGAGGTCGCACTGCGCAGGAAGTACCACGAGCAGCTAGTGGAGCTTAAAG GCAACATTCGCGTGCTGTGTCGTGTGAAGCCTGTGCTGAAGGAGGACCAGCATGAGGAGGGCCAGTCTGTGGTGGTGACCACGGACCCCAACAACGAGTCCTCGCTCAACGTGCTGAACAAAGGAAAGGGTCGCATCTTCGAACTGGACAAGGTCTTCCAGCCTCAGGCCACACAGGAAGAG GTCTTTCAGGAGATTGAGCCTCTTGTGACGTCCAGCATTGATGGCTACCATGTCTGCATATTTGCATATGGACAGACTGGCTCTGGAAAAACCTACACAATGGAG GGCAGTGTGGAGAACCCAGGCATCAACCAGCGAGCCCTAAAGCATCTCTTCAGTGAGATTGAGGAGAGGAAGGACATGTGGTCTTACACGGTCACCGTCAGCTCTGTGGAGATCTACAACGAGGTGCTAAG GGACCTACTGAGTAAGGATGGAGAAAAACTGGATATTAAGATCAACCCGGACGGAACAGGACAGCTGCACGTGCCGGGCCTCAGGGTTATTGAAGTGAAGAGCTTTCAGCACATCAAGAAG ATTTTAGCCACAGCCCGAAGGAACAGGATCACCTTTGGCACTCAGATGAACCAGCACAGTTCCCGCTCCCATGCTCTGCTCTGCATCACCGTTCAGGGCACTGACCTCGCCACCGGGTCCAAAACCACCG GCAAGTTGAACCTGGTGGACCTGGCTGGCTCGGAGAGGGTATGGAAGTCTggtgcagagggagagagactaAAAGAGGCCCAGAATATCAACCGCTCTCTGCTGTCACTGGGAGATGTAATCCAGGCACTGAGAGCTCGGCAGACTCATATCCCTTTCAGGAACTCCCGCCTTACATACTTATTACAGGACTCCCTGGGCAAAGGCAGCAAGACTGTCATGGTGGTGCAG GTATCTGCTCTGCAGAGTAATGTGGGAGAGACATTGTGCTCACTGAAGTTTGCCCAGAGGGTTTGCAAGGTGGAACTGGGTCCTGCAGCCAGGAAGATTGAATCTGGTGGAGGACAGTACGACTGA
- the si:ch211-257p13.3 gene encoding kinesin-like protein KIFC3 isoform X3, with product METRSRRRNSHTSKMGKKACARLCESSSSSDSDEMSLSDEGEDEGPDIPACTPLAAFLSFKQDTEKRRASQVQLETTGKLTESPLVAVMSHLLSFLEQYSHFQQLQQQADQYRVQLKRHRVQHRRQMKALRASYRQRLRDKSSIISSLEETISQQQTPSPMSEGESSSDAGTQAGVHRLVESLYGLQGERSKLRGELRLLHSQLEQKERDRHSKIQAFQQQIDELKSFIEEREEELSRLRTATGATDSEKRVLCLSAENESLKQNLSVTQGLLQQLSTIPSQSSTMLIKENENLRSRVQQLEMSLQQRAEQLSQLERQSDQSEWRRGEELRKREDRVRELQLELDREKGKEPVVKYVTQTVEVESPATLKQLTKARQRNELLSDKLSNQNERCKQLEEHIRKSDEYSCNLQHKIAAYEREISKLREELLKEIGHLEERKEEAVKAAATCSAEHFQNLQDQFFSLQKRLTSLPPTLRSMKTEYTSLRSQVRNFSDFYGSAINEAKKQISAAISEMSEANKDLLEKYRKEVALRRKYHEQLVELKGNIRVLCRVKPVLKEDQHEEGQSVVVTTDPNNESSLNVLNKGKGRIFELDKVFQPQATQEEVFQEIEPLVTSSIDGYHVCIFAYGQTGSGKTYTMEGSVENPGINQRALKHLFSEIEERKDMWSYTVTVSSVEIYNEVLRDLLSKDGEKLDIKINPDGTGQLHVPGLRVIEVKSFQHIKKILATARRNRITFGTQMNQHSSRSHALLCITVQGTDLATGSKTTGKLNLVDLAGSERVWKSGAEGERLKEAQNINRSLLSLGDVIQALRARQTHIPFRNSRLTYLLQDSLGKGSKTVMVVQVSALQSNVGETLCSLKFAQRVCKVELGPAARKIESGGGQYD from the exons atggaaacaaggagcaggaggagaaatAGCCACACCTCCAAAATGGGTAAAAAGGCTTGTGCTCGGCTCTGTGAATCCA GCAGTAGCAGTGACAGTGATGAAATGTCTCTGAGTGATGAAGGCGAGGACGAGGGCCCAgacatcccagcatgcactcCTCTGGCTGCTTTTCTGTCCTTCAAGCAGGACACTGAGAAAAGGAGGGCCTCACAGGTTCAGCTGGAAACAACAGGAAAG TTGACAGAGTCTCCCCTGGTGGCAGTAATGTCCCACTTGCTGAGTTTTCTGGAGCAGTACTCTCACTTCCAGCAGCTGCAACAGCAGGCTGACCAGTACAGGGTGCAGCTGAAAAGGCACCGCGTTCAGCACCGCCGCCAGATGAAGGCTCTGCGAGCATCCTACCGCCAACGTCTCAGGGACAAGAGCAGCATCATCAGCAGCCTGGAGGAGACCATCAGCCAGCAACAGACCCCCAGTCCAATGAGCGAGG GGGAGTCCAGCAGTGATGCAGGGACACAAGCTGGGGTTCACCGGCTGGTTGAGTCTCTGTATGGTCTGCAGGGCGAGAGGAGTAAGCTGAGAGGAGAACTCCGTCTGCTGCACTCACAGCTGGAGCAGAAGGAAAGGGACAGACACTCTAAAATACAAGCCTTTCAACAGCAG ATTGATGAGCTCAAGAGTTTCATAGAGGAGCGCGAGGAGGAGCTGTCAAGACTGAGAACAGCCACC GGGGCCACAGACTCAGAGAAGCGGGTTCTGTGTCTGTCAGCAGAGAACGAGAGTCTGAAGCAGAACCTGAGCGTTACCCAAGGCCTTCTGCAGCAGCTATCAACCATCCCCTCCCAGTCCAGCACCATGCTCATCAAG GAGAATGAAAACCTGCGCAGCAGAGTTCAGCAGCTGGAGATGTCCCTACAGCAGCGTGCTGAGCAGCTGTCACAACTGGAGCGACAGAGCGATCAAAGCGagtggagaagaggagaggagctgAGGAAACGAGAGGACCGAGTGAGGGAGCTCCAGCTGGAgttggacagagagaaaggcaaGGAGCCAGTGGTGAAG tatgTCACCCAGACTGTGGAGGTGGAATCCCCAGCCACATTAAAGCAGCTGACCAAAGCCAGACAGAGGAATGAACTGCTGTCCGATAAGCTGTCCAATCAGAATGAGCGCTGCAAACAGCTGGAGGAACACATCAGGAAGTCTGATGAATACAGCTGCAATCTGCAGCACAAG ATTGCAGCGTATGAGCGAGAAATCAGTAAACTGAGAGAGGAGCTGTTGAAAGAGATTGGCCACttggaggagaggaaagaggaggctGTGAAGgctgctgccacctgctcagCCGAGCACTTTCAGAACCTGCAGGATCAATTTTTCA gCTTGCAGAAGCGTCTGACTTCACTCCCTCCGACTTTACGCTCCATGAAAACAGAATACACCAGTCTGAGGAGCCAGGTTCGAAACTTCTCCGACTTTTACGGATCAGCTATcaatgaagcaaaaaaacag atttcagCAGCGATCAGTGAGATGTCTGAAGCCAACAAAGATCTCTTGGAGAAATATAGGAAGGAGGTCGCACTGCGCAGGAAGTACCACGAGCAGCTAGTGGAGCTTAAAG GCAACATTCGCGTGCTGTGTCGTGTGAAGCCTGTGCTGAAGGAGGACCAGCATGAGGAGGGCCAGTCTGTGGTGGTGACCACGGACCCCAACAACGAGTCCTCGCTCAACGTGCTGAACAAAGGAAAGGGTCGCATCTTCGAACTGGACAAGGTCTTCCAGCCTCAGGCCACACAGGAAGAG GTCTTTCAGGAGATTGAGCCTCTTGTGACGTCCAGCATTGATGGCTACCATGTCTGCATATTTGCATATGGACAGACTGGCTCTGGAAAAACCTACACAATGGAG GGCAGTGTGGAGAACCCAGGCATCAACCAGCGAGCCCTAAAGCATCTCTTCAGTGAGATTGAGGAGAGGAAGGACATGTGGTCTTACACGGTCACCGTCAGCTCTGTGGAGATCTACAACGAGGTGCTAAG GGACCTACTGAGTAAGGATGGAGAAAAACTGGATATTAAGATCAACCCGGACGGAACAGGACAGCTGCACGTGCCGGGCCTCAGGGTTATTGAAGTGAAGAGCTTTCAGCACATCAAGAAG ATTTTAGCCACAGCCCGAAGGAACAGGATCACCTTTGGCACTCAGATGAACCAGCACAGTTCCCGCTCCCATGCTCTGCTCTGCATCACCGTTCAGGGCACTGACCTCGCCACCGGGTCCAAAACCACCG GCAAGTTGAACCTGGTGGACCTGGCTGGCTCGGAGAGGGTATGGAAGTCTggtgcagagggagagagactaAAAGAGGCCCAGAATATCAACCGCTCTCTGCTGTCACTGGGAGATGTAATCCAGGCACTGAGAGCTCGGCAGACTCATATCCCTTTCAGGAACTCCCGCCTTACATACTTATTACAGGACTCCCTGGGCAAAGGCAGCAAGACTGTCATGGTGGTGCAG GTATCTGCTCTGCAGAGTAATGTGGGAGAGACATTGTGCTCACTGAAGTTTGCCCAGAGGGTTTGCAAGGTGGAACTGGGTCCTGCAGCCAGGAAGATTGAATCTGGTGGAGGACAGTACGACTGA